The Mucilaginibacter rubeus genomic interval ATTTATCAGGCACAACACATACGTGCAGCCAGCAAATAAGTTAAACGAGGAAAGTTAGCAGGATGCTTTTGGCGGTTGCTCAGGAATATCCAGATGGTGGCTTATTGGTGATTGCCCGTGCCTTATAATGATCTGGGGCAAATACTTTACCGGGCAAAAAAATTCAAATTGTATAAATGAAAATGTCAGGTTATCCTGCAAGGCTATTTTACCAAAAGGAACATGTTCTTTCGGCGAAACAGGAATATCTCTTATCCCTTTGGCATCAAGTACATTGCTATCAGCAAAGCGGGTAGTTTCGTAGTTAGGGATGCACATCAGGTGAAGGGCCTTCCTTGTCATCCGTATTTTTACATAGTTATACGTAGCGCTGCCGAAGGTAATATGACCAGATATATTTTCAAACGCCTGCCAATCATGTATGGCTGGCAAATCAACCGGAATGGTAATTTCGGTAAGGTCATTGACATTATATAAACCTTTGCTGATCTGTTCTTTAAAAAATCTATCCGATTTATATACCAAATATTGATGTAGGATAAGCTGCCCGCTAATATTAAGCAGGTAAATATTCAGCAATATTAAGGCAACGATCTTTTTCAAGCGGTTTATAATAACCTAAAGATGAGATTTATAAACCACATTTTCAAGCTTTATTTTTTTATAGCGCTATTTCATAATATCAGAAAACGCTAAAGCAGCTAATATCGAGGTGTAGAGTTGACTCACCCAGGCTGCACTCCGCTGGATCTCCATTTCTTCGCCTTTGGCATAAAAATGGTAAAAAAAACCCTCTTTACGCTCACGCAGAGAGGGGATTAAGCATAACGACCTGTATGTCGCTATATATTTAGTTCTATTACTTTTTTATTAAAACACGTTTCTTTAACCATTCCCTAACGGGTTCATCATATAGTTTAAGACAGGCATAGGCAATAGCAATGCTCGCTACAAAAATACCCAGGCCGGCAAACAAGCCCGGAGCCATCGGCACCTTATTATTTTGTACCCAGGCTATATGAAAGTATATTAAAGGATAGTGTGTAATATAAAGCGGATAGGAAAGATCGCCTATAAATTTGCAAACCCTGATTGAGCTTTGGCTTTTTAAAGTGCCCCCTGCCCCAATGGCTACTATCAAAGGGAAAAGGATAATGATACAAACTGATTCGTAAATACCGTTCATCCATAAGTGGTCAGGGCCACCTATCCTTGGTACGCACAGTATAGCGGCAATTAAAATGCTACAAACTGTAAAAGCTCCTTTAATATGAATAAGCTTGCCCAGGCGGCACAATAACATACCGGCAAAAAACGGATATAACAGGCGGGTGAAGCCTATATAGAGCTGTGGCTTGTCTACTGTCCAACCACCAATTACATCGCCCTGCGGCCCCATTACCGTAAAATGAATTAGTAAGCAGGCCGATAAAAACACAAAAATAGCAAGCAGCGTTTTTGAAAATCTACGGATCACCAGCGCGTAAAGTATATTGGCTACGTATTCAAAAAACAACGACCAGGCCGGTCCGTTCAATGGGTGCATTTCCTGCCAACCACGGATATCCAATGAAGGCCGTATTGGTATCAAGGTACAGCCAATTAACATTATTAGCAGCATTTTCCAAACGGGCGTTTGGTTAATAAGCGGAAACATGGCGCATCCCTGCGTATAAAAAAACACAGCACCGATTATAGACCCCATAATAACCATGGGCTGCAAACGGACAAGGCGGCGCTTGTAAAAATCCCACTGGGTCATTTTCCCCCAGCGGTCATCATAAGCGTAAGCCACTACAAAACCTGACAGTAAAAAAAAGAAATCAACCGCGAGATAGCCGTGGTTGATAATTTGATGAAAACGATCTCCGGAATAAGTTTCAAGAATGTGGAAAGCCACCACAAAAAGCGATGCTACTCCGCGAAGCCCGTCAAGAATTTGATAATGCCCTTTTGTTTCAAGGTACGTAGCGTTTTTACTCATTAGCAGGAAAAAACAAATATGATAAATTGGTTAATTGAAGTTAGGCACCGGGCATAGCAAACCAGCCACAACACCACGGCTATAAATATGCTTTAATTTATCGGCAAGTCAAAACCTCAACAATAAAAGCTATTAACCTTTTACAAATAACTCAACCACCATTTTGCCTTATTGGCCTGCTTGTAAGTATCATAACGTTTACATAAAGGATATAGGCCTGCTACTATTAAAATCCAGGTGAGGTAAGCTACCGGCAATGAAAATCCGTAGCCTTTCAGATCGCGGGTAAACCAGATAGGTTGTTTCAGGAACCAGATTGCCCAGTCCTGGCCAGGTGTTAATGCCGAAGCAATGATTGCTATGAGGTGTATAATATAAATGTGGATAAGATAATAGAACATTGGCACCCTGCCATATACCGAAACCACATCCACAACCTTGCCCTTTAACTTTTCAGTAAATGACAGGAACAGGAAAGCCGATCCTAACGTTAGCAGAAGGTACAGCAACGATGGCGGATACTTATTCACTTTAATGAACGACAGGAAGGTATAAAACGCATCTTTTTGTGCTGTCCACTTTACCGGGTCGCCGTATACATTGGTATAACGCAGCACGATGAACGCAACCAGGCAGCAACTGCCTGCAATCAATAAGTTTTTTTGTCGTTTGACAACATCATAGCCGGTGGTATACCATCCACCCAAACAATAGCCTAACGACATAACAGCCATTAGCGGCACAATGGGATATCCTACCAGTAAAATTTCTTTATGCCACATAAAAAATTGCTGGTCATGCAGCAGCGACCAACCAAAGGCCTCCAGGGAACTTCCGGGAACATGCACACCATCTAAAAGATTATGGCCAAATATAATTACAAGACTGATCCCCAGGATCAGTTGCTTGGGCAAATGGATCAACGCAGCCAATATGATCATACTTAAACCCAATGCCCAAATGGTGATAAAGAAAAACATGGGGAACGCAATATTGAAGTTCCAGCCGAAGTTAACCACAAACATTTCGAGAAAAATGAGCCATAAACCCCGCTTTACCAGGAAAATAGATAATTCCTTTTTAGATTTCTTTTGCCCGATGAGGCATGCCGATGTTCCAGCGAGCAACATAAATATCGGCGCGCAAAAATGAGTGATCCACCGCGTGAAAAATAATACGCCGCTCGTTTTCGTAAGATCAAGCGGATCATAATAAAACGAACCGGAGTATAAATAATCCCTTACATGATCAAGGGCCATAATGATCATGATAGTACCACGGAGAAAATCTATCGAGGTTATCCGGTTTTTTAAAATTGTGCTCATTCAGGTTTTTTGGCGTGAAATTAAAGATACCATTTTTATAAATAAACATTTAGTAAAAGCCCGGTCATTATTGTTGCTTTTATCTGACTAATAACCAAACGCTTAAAGCGCTTAAAATTTAAGTCAGGCTGTATATTTATGTCATGAAACCCGGGACCAGATTTTTACATTCTCTTTTTGAAGTAGCACACGTTGAATTTCAAACTTATGACCTTTCCAATCAAAAGGTTCTGTTTTCGAGCGGAGTAACCCGTCAGCTTTTGGGATATTCAGAAAGTGAATATGTTAACCTGAGCAATGAATTTTACCGAAGTATCATTCACCCTGATGATTACGAAAAAGTACAGCAAACCATCAACAAAACCATTCAATCAAAAAGTGGCGATGTAATAGAAATGACTGTGCGCCTGCGCCGGATCGATGGCTCGTATATTTGGCTTTATTCAAGACAAATGATTTATCAAAGAAACCACGCTAATGGCACGCTGACCATTATAAGGGAAGTTGAGGATGTTACTCGCCTGGTTGAACTTCAGGGCGATCTGGAAGAAAAAGTTGAACAGCTCAAAGCAATCTCCTATAAAAACTCCCATCTGTTGCGCGGGCCCGTGTCAAGCATTATTGGCCTGGTTGATTTGATTGAAGAACACGCGGTGACAAGTGATCATAATCGGCAGATATTGCATTATCTAAAGGAAACCATAGCCAAACTGGACGGCGTAGTTAGAGAGATCAATGAAAATGCAAACCTGAGATAATCTGTTATGGAAGAGAGTGCTTTGCAGCAAAAACA includes:
- a CDS encoding acyltransferase family protein, with the translated sequence MSKNATYLETKGHYQILDGLRGVASLFVVAFHILETYSGDRFHQIINHGYLAVDFFFLLSGFVVAYAYDDRWGKMTQWDFYKRRLVRLQPMVIMGSIIGAVFFYTQGCAMFPLINQTPVWKMLLIMLIGCTLIPIRPSLDIRGWQEMHPLNGPAWSLFFEYVANILYALVIRRFSKTLLAIFVFLSACLLIHFTVMGPQGDVIGGWTVDKPQLYIGFTRLLYPFFAGMLLCRLGKLIHIKGAFTVCSILIAAILCVPRIGGPDHLWMNGIYESVCIIILFPLIVAIGAGGTLKSQSSIRVCKFIGDLSYPLYITHYPLIYFHIAWVQNNKVPMAPGLFAGLGIFVASIAIAYACLKLYDEPVREWLKKRVLIKK
- a CDS encoding DUF1624 domain-containing protein, giving the protein MSTILKNRITSIDFLRGTIMIIMALDHVRDYLYSGSFYYDPLDLTKTSGVLFFTRWITHFCAPIFMLLAGTSACLIGQKKSKKELSIFLVKRGLWLIFLEMFVVNFGWNFNIAFPMFFFITIWALGLSMIILAALIHLPKQLILGISLVIIFGHNLLDGVHVPGSSLEAFGWSLLHDQQFFMWHKEILLVGYPIVPLMAVMSLGYCLGGWYTTGYDVVKRQKNLLIAGSCCLVAFIVLRYTNVYGDPVKWTAQKDAFYTFLSFIKVNKYPPSLLYLLLTLGSAFLFLSFTEKLKGKVVDVVSVYGRVPMFYYLIHIYIIHLIAIIASALTPGQDWAIWFLKQPIWFTRDLKGYGFSLPVAYLTWILIVAGLYPLCKRYDTYKQANKAKWWLSYL
- a CDS encoding PAS domain-containing protein, producing the protein MKPGTRFLHSLFEVAHVEFQTYDLSNQKVLFSSGVTRQLLGYSESEYVNLSNEFYRSIIHPDDYEKVQQTINKTIQSKSGDVIEMTVRLRRIDGSYIWLYSRQMIYQRNHANGTLTIIREVEDVTRLVELQGDLEEKVEQLKAISYKNSHLLRGPVSSIIGLVDLIEEHAVTSDHNRQILHYLKETIAKLDGVVREINENANLR